The following proteins come from a genomic window of Streptomyces sp. NBC_00539:
- a CDS encoding acyl-CoA thioesterase, with the protein MARHHYRCPLRWADMDAFGHVNNVVFLRYLEEARIDFMFRLAPGEGSESFTGGSVVARHEIDYKLPLVHRHEPVLIESWVTRIGAASLTIRYEVKDEATEDAPETVYVRAETVVVPFNLAEGRPRRITAEERRFLEEYLDEPVAAGAPKHREGRIAA; encoded by the coding sequence ATGGCCAGACACCACTACCGGTGCCCGCTGCGCTGGGCGGACATGGATGCCTTCGGGCACGTCAACAACGTCGTCTTCCTCCGCTACCTGGAGGAGGCGCGCATCGACTTCATGTTCCGCTTGGCGCCGGGGGAGGGCAGTGAGTCCTTCACGGGCGGCTCCGTCGTCGCCCGGCACGAGATCGACTACAAGCTGCCCCTCGTGCACCGGCACGAGCCGGTCCTCATCGAGAGCTGGGTGACCCGGATCGGCGCCGCGTCCCTGACCATCCGCTACGAGGTCAAGGACGAGGCGACCGAGGACGCACCGGAGACGGTCTACGTGCGTGCCGAAACCGTGGTCGTGCCGTTCAACCTCGCCGAGGGGCGGCCCCGCCGCATCACGGCCGAGGAGAGGCGCTTCCTGGAGGAGTACCTCGACGAGCCCGTGGCGGCGGGCGCCCCGAAGCACCGTGAAGGGCGCATCGCGGCATGA
- a CDS encoding globin, which produces MNDNPQGTVQEQTFYELVGGEATFRRLVHRFYQGVAEDPLLRPMYPEGDLGPAEERFALFLMQYWGGPSTYSENRGHPRLRMRHAPFQVDAAAHDAWLGHMRVAVDELGLAPEHEAQLWRYLTYAAASMINTA; this is translated from the coding sequence GTGAATGACAATCCGCAGGGCACGGTCCAGGAGCAGACCTTCTACGAGCTGGTGGGCGGCGAGGCCACCTTCCGCCGGCTCGTCCACCGCTTCTACCAGGGCGTCGCCGAAGACCCGCTGCTGCGCCCGATGTACCCGGAGGGCGACCTCGGTCCGGCCGAGGAGCGGTTCGCGCTCTTCCTGATGCAGTACTGGGGCGGGCCGTCCACGTACAGCGAGAACCGCGGGCACCCCCGCCTGCGCATGCGGCACGCGCCGTTCCAGGTGGACGCGGCCGCGCACGACGCGTGGCTGGGCCACATGCGGGTGGCGGTGGACGAGCTGGGGCTGGCGCCGGAGCACGAGGCCCAGCTGTGGCGGTACCTGACCTACGCGGCCGCCTCGATGATCAACACTGCCTGA
- a CDS encoding methyltransferase domain-containing protein encodes MGAHTTGRDVRELAHAAQVRELTAAGVLQDPHWRAAFTAVPRHVFVPYFWTGRGAGHERLWGEDPDPERRARWLRGVYTDAPLATRLRDGELLSSSSQPSLMAKMLESLEVRDGDDVLEIGAGTGYNAALLCHRLGDEHVTTVDLDEEITESARAHLVRLGYRPTVVTGDGARGCPSRAPFDRILVTCTLPLIPPAWLGQCRPGARILAPLSTGLIALTVRDADFAEGRFLHTPAYFVPLRGATAAAPPSAAAQEALPYELVENERFQFMLILSAGALHPREGLDLWRREGRPGRERFGVTVTPEGQWSWLDDPQGPYVWPLGEAASV; translated from the coding sequence ATGGGAGCACACACCACAGGACGGGACGTGCGCGAACTCGCGCACGCCGCCCAGGTGCGGGAGCTGACCGCCGCCGGGGTCCTGCAGGACCCGCACTGGCGGGCGGCCTTCACGGCCGTGCCCCGCCACGTCTTCGTGCCGTACTTCTGGACCGGCCGCGGCGCCGGGCACGAGCGGCTGTGGGGCGAGGACCCGGACCCCGAGCGGCGGGCCCGCTGGCTGCGGGGGGTGTACACGGACGCGCCCCTCGCGACCCGGCTGCGCGACGGCGAGCTGCTGTCCTCCAGCAGTCAGCCCTCCCTGATGGCCAAGATGCTGGAGTCGCTGGAGGTGCGGGACGGGGACGACGTACTGGAGATCGGCGCGGGCACCGGCTACAACGCGGCGTTGCTCTGCCACCGGCTCGGCGACGAGCACGTCACCACCGTGGACCTCGACGAGGAGATCACCGAGTCCGCCCGGGCCCACCTGGTCCGGCTCGGCTACCGGCCGACCGTGGTCACCGGCGACGGGGCGCGCGGCTGTCCTTCCCGCGCCCCCTTCGACCGGATCCTGGTGACCTGCACGCTCCCGCTGATCCCGCCGGCCTGGCTCGGCCAGTGCAGGCCCGGCGCGCGCATCCTGGCCCCCCTGTCGACGGGCCTGATCGCGCTCACCGTCCGCGACGCCGACTTCGCCGAGGGCCGCTTCCTGCACACCCCTGCCTACTTCGTCCCCCTGCGCGGGGCCACCGCGGCGGCGCCGCCCTCCGCGGCCGCTCAGGAGGCGCTCCCGTACGAGCTGGTGGAGAACGAGCGCTTCCAGTTCATGCTGATCCTCAGCGCGGGCGCGCTGCACCCGCGGGAGGGGCTGGACCTGTGGCGCCGGGAAGGCCGTCCCGGCCGTGAGCGGTTCGGCGTGACGGTCACCCCCGAGGGGCAGTGGTCCTGGCTGGACGACCCCCAGGGCCCGTACGTGTGGCCGCTGGGGGAAGCCGCGTCGGTCTGA
- a CDS encoding FHA domain-containing protein codes for MPTCPNGHQSASDDWCEVCGHRMAAATSAPEAPSYGYGYPPTAGEPTAQAELCPQCRTPREAMAPFCEECRFNFLTRTPTPPSFAPDGPAGPGRAPVPPPPVPAPPTFSQDHFEYQGSRPSRVNRPAEPLQREDDWLLPPPAHEQQPLRQEYAPPQQQHYQQQAPQEYQQPQHHQEYAPQQQPGQQPQQPFPSQGGGGSWSATIGPDRSYFMAMMQRSGPEAAGLNLPAYSPEQHLPLSGGQVTIGRRRASTGESPDIDLSVPPEDPGVSHQHAVLVQQPDGSWAVVDQNSTNGTTINGGEEPIQPYVPIPLADGDRVHVGAWTTITVRRG; via the coding sequence ATGCCGACCTGCCCGAACGGACACCAGTCCGCCTCCGACGACTGGTGCGAGGTCTGCGGCCACCGCATGGCTGCCGCTACGAGCGCTCCCGAGGCGCCCTCCTACGGCTACGGCTACCCTCCCACGGCCGGCGAGCCGACCGCCCAGGCCGAGCTGTGCCCGCAGTGCCGCACGCCGCGCGAGGCGATGGCGCCGTTCTGCGAGGAGTGCCGGTTCAACTTCCTGACCCGTACGCCGACCCCGCCCTCCTTCGCGCCCGACGGGCCGGCGGGCCCGGGCCGCGCGCCCGTGCCCCCGCCGCCGGTACCGGCGCCGCCGACCTTCTCCCAGGACCACTTCGAGTACCAGGGCTCCCGCCCGTCGCGGGTCAACCGGCCGGCCGAGCCGCTCCAGCGCGAGGACGACTGGCTGCTCCCGCCGCCGGCGCACGAGCAGCAGCCGCTCCGGCAGGAGTACGCACCGCCGCAGCAACAGCACTACCAGCAGCAGGCGCCGCAGGAGTACCAGCAGCCCCAGCACCACCAGGAGTACGCGCCGCAGCAGCAGCCCGGGCAACAGCCCCAGCAGCCCTTCCCCTCCCAGGGCGGCGGCGGTTCCTGGAGCGCGACGATCGGCCCGGACCGTTCGTACTTCATGGCGATGATGCAGCGCAGCGGCCCCGAGGCTGCGGGGCTCAACCTCCCCGCCTACTCCCCCGAGCAGCACCTGCCGCTCTCCGGCGGCCAGGTCACCATCGGCCGCCGCCGTGCCTCCACGGGCGAGTCCCCCGACATCGACCTGTCGGTCCCCCCGGAGGACCCGGGCGTCTCCCACCAGCACGCCGTCCTCGTCCAGCAGCCCGACGGCAGCTGGGCGGTGGTGGACCAGAACTCCACCAACGGCACCACGATCAACGGCGGCGAGGAGCCGATCCAGCCCTACGTCCCCATCCCCCTCGCCGACGGCGACCGCGTCCACGTGGGCGCCTGGACGACGATCACCGTCCGGCGCGGCTGA
- a CDS encoding vWA domain-containing protein — protein sequence MANFAKPSAPRFSVEVYQNEFLPEGGRDVHAIVTVTSTGGATAARPAALAPGGAAVVIMLDCSGSMDHPPAKMRGAREATAAAIDTLRDGTSFAVIAGTHVAREVYPGQGRLATADPATRAQAKEALRGLGAGGGTAIGTWLRLADGLLRGSTATIRHGILLTDGRNEHEEPAVLRATLDACAGRFTCDARGVGTDWEVKDVTDIAGALLGSADIVADPAHLSEDFTRMMENVMGKEVADVSLRLWTPVGAEIQYVKQVAPAVQDLTGRRTEAGPRAGDYPTGSWGDESREYHVCVRVPGASVGQEMLAARAMLVMPQGAGEPPATLAQGLVRAVWTDDLASSTAISPQVAHYTGQAELAQAIQQGLEARKLGDVDGATAKLGRAVQLASASGNADTARLLAKVVDVVDAAAGTVRLKAKVADADEMTLETRSTQTVRVKKT from the coding sequence ATGGCGAACTTCGCCAAGCCGAGCGCCCCGCGCTTCAGCGTGGAGGTGTACCAGAACGAGTTCCTGCCCGAGGGCGGCCGCGACGTCCACGCCATCGTCACGGTCACCTCCACCGGGGGCGCCACCGCCGCCCGCCCCGCCGCCCTCGCGCCCGGCGGCGCGGCCGTCGTGATCATGCTCGACTGCTCGGGATCGATGGACCACCCGCCGGCCAAGATGCGCGGCGCCCGCGAGGCCACGGCCGCCGCCATCGACACGCTGCGCGACGGCACCTCGTTCGCGGTGATCGCCGGTACCCACGTGGCCCGCGAGGTCTACCCGGGCCAAGGCCGTCTCGCCACCGCCGACCCCGCCACCCGCGCCCAGGCCAAGGAGGCGCTGCGCGGCCTCGGTGCCGGCGGCGGCACCGCCATCGGCACCTGGCTGCGCCTCGCCGACGGCCTGCTGCGCGGGTCGACGGCCACCATCCGGCACGGGATCCTGCTCACCGACGGCCGCAACGAGCACGAGGAGCCCGCCGTGCTGCGCGCCACGCTCGACGCCTGCGCGGGCCGCTTCACCTGCGACGCGCGCGGTGTCGGCACCGACTGGGAGGTGAAGGACGTCACGGACATCGCGGGCGCGCTGCTCGGCTCCGCCGACATCGTGGCCGATCCCGCCCACCTGAGCGAGGACTTCACGCGCATGATGGAGAACGTCATGGGCAAGGAGGTGGCGGACGTCTCGCTGCGCCTGTGGACGCCGGTCGGCGCGGAGATCCAGTACGTCAAGCAGGTCGCGCCCGCCGTCCAGGACCTCACCGGCCGCCGCACCGAAGCCGGTCCGCGCGCGGGCGACTACCCGACCGGTTCGTGGGGCGACGAGTCCCGCGAGTACCACGTGTGCGTACGGGTGCCGGGTGCGTCCGTCGGCCAGGAGATGCTGGCCGCGCGGGCCATGCTGGTGATGCCCCAGGGCGCCGGTGAGCCGCCGGCCACGCTCGCCCAGGGCCTGGTCCGGGCGGTGTGGACGGACGACCTCGCCTCCTCCACCGCCATCAGCCCGCAGGTGGCGCACTACACGGGACAGGCGGAGCTGGCGCAGGCCATCCAGCAGGGGCTGGAGGCCCGCAAACTGGGCGATGTCGACGGCGCGACCGCCAAGCTGGGGCGCGCCGTGCAGCTGGCGAGCGCCTCCGGGAACGCCGACACCGCCAGGCTTCTGGCGAAGGTGGTGGATGTCGTGGATGCGGCGGCGGGTACTGTGCGGCTGAAAGCGAAGGTCGCCGATGCCGACGAGATGACCCTTGAAACGCGTTCGACGCAGACCGTCCGAGTGAAGAAGACCTGA
- a CDS encoding protein phosphatase 2C domain-containing protein → MSMHRLSGCPGCAEPLEEADRFCGVCGHPVPAGPDAGPPGGAAPSGADGDASPAPGPSGAESPRAPAPWDPGAPDAYQTPAPAGPGGPDAAPGGGPGYPGDDRERSEYGSAGEYAARAVPSPPTVRGRPYDPEPAAPAGGYGSGVPAPGWGSVTSAAPTLVDDAGDWSAAPADPAPAAAWQSGPAQEHPYGNPQGTGPAQEPPYGTAHEPPYGTAQGSPHGDTASGPGEGGPWQSGPAQEPPYSTPQEPPQEAGAAPGDGKTCVACRAGRVDTDGYCEHCGHAQPRERDHLEEELGSVAAVSDRGLRHHRNEDSFAVAATALPDGSAATVAIVCDGVSSASRPDEASAAAAGAANEALLEALPRGAHPQEAMHDAILAAAAAVNALAPEVPGAQNAPACTLVGAVVSGGVLTIGWVGDSRAYWVPDDRAALPRRLTEDDSWAAQMVAAGLMGEAEAYADVRAHAITGWLGADAYDLEPHTASFKPDHPGVVVVCTDGLWNYAESAREMAEVLPPDAAFRPLHSAQVLVGHALDGGGHDNITVAVVPFAAAPPRPPVHAETEPETEPTS, encoded by the coding sequence ATGTCGATGCATCGGCTGTCGGGCTGCCCCGGCTGTGCGGAGCCCCTGGAAGAGGCTGACCGTTTCTGCGGCGTCTGCGGCCACCCGGTCCCCGCCGGCCCCGACGCAGGGCCGCCCGGCGGGGCGGCGCCCTCCGGGGCGGACGGGGACGCCTCCCCGGCCCCGGGCCCGTCCGGCGCCGAGTCCCCCCGCGCCCCGGCGCCTTGGGACCCCGGCGCTCCGGACGCCTACCAGACCCCCGCCCCGGCCGGCCCCGGTGGGCCGGACGCCGCCCCGGGCGGCGGTCCCGGATACCCCGGGGACGACCGGGAGCGGAGCGAGTACGGGTCCGCCGGGGAGTACGCCGCCCGGGCGGTACCGTCGCCGCCCACCGTCAGGGGCCGGCCCTACGACCCCGAACCGGCCGCGCCCGCAGGCGGGTACGGCTCCGGTGTGCCCGCGCCCGGATGGGGCAGTGTGACCAGCGCCGCCCCGACGCTGGTCGACGACGCCGGCGACTGGTCCGCCGCCCCGGCCGACCCGGCCCCGGCCGCCGCCTGGCAATCGGGCCCCGCCCAGGAGCACCCGTACGGCAACCCACAGGGCACCGGCCCCGCACAGGAACCCCCGTACGGCACAGCCCACGAACCCCCGTACGGCACCGCGCAGGGGTCACCGCACGGTGACACGGCCTCCGGGCCCGGCGAGGGCGGCCCCTGGCAGTCAGGCCCCGCCCAAGAACCCCCGTACAGCACCCCGCAGGAGCCACCGCAGGAGGCCGGGGCCGCACCGGGCGACGGGAAGACCTGCGTCGCGTGCCGGGCCGGGCGGGTGGACACCGACGGGTACTGCGAGCACTGCGGGCACGCGCAACCGCGGGAGCGGGACCACCTCGAAGAGGAGCTCGGGAGCGTCGCCGCCGTCAGCGACCGGGGGCTGCGCCACCACCGCAACGAGGACTCCTTCGCGGTGGCCGCCACCGCCCTCCCCGACGGCTCCGCCGCCACCGTGGCCATCGTCTGCGACGGCGTCTCCTCCGCCAGCCGCCCCGACGAGGCCTCCGCCGCGGCCGCCGGCGCCGCCAACGAGGCGCTGCTCGAAGCCCTCCCCCGCGGCGCCCACCCGCAGGAGGCCATGCACGACGCGATCCTCGCCGCCGCGGCCGCCGTGAACGCGCTCGCGCCGGAGGTACCCGGCGCCCAGAACGCCCCCGCCTGCACCCTCGTCGGCGCCGTCGTCAGCGGCGGCGTGCTCACCATCGGCTGGGTCGGTGACAGCCGCGCCTACTGGGTGCCCGACGACCGTGCGGCACTCCCCCGCCGCCTCACCGAGGACGACTCCTGGGCCGCCCAGATGGTCGCGGCCGGCCTGATGGGCGAGGCCGAGGCGTACGCGGACGTCCGCGCCCACGCCATCACCGGCTGGCTCGGCGCCGACGCGTACGACCTCGAACCGCACACCGCCAGCTTCAAGCCGGACCACCCCGGCGTCGTCGTCGTCTGCACGGACGGCCTGTGGAACTACGCCGAGTCCGCACGGGAGATGGCCGAGGTCCTTCCCCCCGACGCGGCGTTCCGCCCCCTGCACAGCGCGCAGGTCCTGGTGGGGCACGCCCTCGACGGGGGCGGCCACGACAACATCACCGTGGCCGTCGTCCCCTTCGCCGCCGCCCCGCCGCGGCCCCCCGTCCACGCCGAAACGGAACCGGAAACGGAACCGACCTCCTAG
- a CDS encoding serine/threonine-protein kinase gives MSLIGTACVRPGCPGSYEDMGGGEVYCGTCGLAPVGAVSAGAEELVSPPTGMTSAARHGDSRGSGRSSSASAGSSRSARSSRSSSSRRSVSGRLSRSLPGTASSRSVSVRSSGSAGSSSGRGRLGAGLVDVPQVPRPDPSAAVLENPEVPERKRFCSRSDCGAPVGRARGDRPGRTEGFCTKCGHPYSFVPKLNAGDVVRGQYEVAGCLAHGGLGWVYLAVDKAVSDRWVVLKGLLDTGDQDAMEAAISERRFLAEIEHSNIVRIYNFVEHLDQRTGSLDGYIVMEYVGGKSLKEIANERRRPDGRRDPLPVEQACAYGIEALEALGHLHSRNLLYCDFKVDNAIQQQDQLKLIDMGAVRRMDDEESAIYGTVGYQAPEVAELGPSVASDLYTVARTLAVLTFDFQGYTNVFVDSLPDPEHIEVFRRYESFYRLLVRATDPDPGRRFASAQEMADQLTGVLREVVALQTGRPRPQLSTLFGPELRVPDTRLYADEAGTAAGAGAVVPAQRRSGAVNRAVPAGPAPRGGPAEPDARGTALALPVPLVDAADANAGFLAGLLTAAPTDLLGALGSAPADSAELRLRELRARLELGELAVAGAALAELEARHPDDWRVVWARGIASLATGDDEVAALSFDAVYDAFPGEPAPKLALGLCAEVLGQLDNAAEYYRLVWITDPGFVSAAFGLARVQLASGDRAGAVRTLESVPEVSIHYTAARVAAVRARLRDRSPEEPLLPDLVAAAAQVEALGRFGLDSVRRERLSVEVLGSALDWVLSGSRGADPGRTSLLGSQLDERGLRFGLERSYRVLARLAQRGEERIELVERANRFRPRTWV, from the coding sequence ATGAGCCTGATCGGAACCGCGTGCGTGCGCCCCGGCTGCCCGGGGTCGTACGAGGACATGGGGGGCGGGGAGGTCTACTGCGGCACCTGCGGGCTGGCGCCGGTCGGCGCCGTGTCGGCGGGTGCGGAGGAACTGGTGTCGCCGCCCACCGGCATGACCAGCGCCGCGCGGCACGGTGATTCCCGGGGCTCGGGGCGCTCCTCGTCCGCGTCGGCCGGCTCCTCCCGGTCGGCGCGTTCCTCGCGTTCGTCCTCGTCGCGGCGTTCGGTGTCGGGGCGGCTGTCGCGTTCGCTGCCGGGGACGGCGTCCAGCCGTTCGGTGTCGGTGCGCAGTTCGGGTTCGGCCGGCTCGTCTTCGGGGCGCGGCCGTCTGGGGGCCGGTCTGGTCGACGTGCCGCAGGTGCCCCGGCCGGACCCGTCGGCGGCGGTACTGGAGAACCCCGAGGTCCCCGAGCGCAAGCGGTTCTGCTCCCGCTCGGACTGCGGGGCCCCGGTGGGGCGGGCGCGCGGCGACCGGCCGGGCAGGACGGAGGGGTTCTGCACCAAGTGCGGGCACCCGTACTCCTTCGTGCCCAAGCTGAACGCGGGCGACGTGGTGCGCGGGCAGTACGAGGTGGCGGGCTGCCTGGCCCACGGCGGCCTCGGCTGGGTGTACCTGGCGGTGGACAAGGCGGTCTCGGACCGCTGGGTGGTGCTCAAGGGCCTGCTGGACACCGGGGACCAGGACGCGATGGAGGCGGCGATCTCCGAGCGGCGCTTCCTCGCGGAGATCGAGCACTCCAACATCGTGCGGATCTACAACTTCGTGGAGCACCTGGACCAGCGGACCGGTTCGCTGGACGGGTACATCGTCATGGAGTACGTCGGCGGCAAGTCGCTCAAGGAGATCGCCAACGAGCGGCGTCGGCCGGACGGCAGGCGCGACCCGCTGCCGGTCGAGCAGGCGTGCGCGTACGGCATCGAGGCGCTGGAGGCGCTCGGTCACCTGCACAGCAGGAACCTGCTGTACTGCGACTTCAAGGTCGACAACGCGATCCAGCAGCAGGACCAGCTCAAGCTCATCGACATGGGCGCGGTGCGGCGGATGGACGACGAGGAGTCGGCCATCTACGGCACGGTGGGCTACCAGGCGCCGGAGGTGGCGGAACTGGGTCCCTCGGTGGCGTCGGACCTGTACACGGTGGCGCGCACCCTGGCGGTGCTGACCTTCGACTTCCAGGGCTACACGAACGTGTTCGTGGATTCGCTGCCGGACCCCGAGCACATCGAGGTGTTCCGGCGGTACGAGTCGTTCTACCGGCTGCTGGTACGGGCCACGGACCCGGATCCCGGCCGCAGGTTCGCGTCCGCGCAGGAGATGGCGGACCAGTTGACGGGCGTGCTGCGGGAGGTCGTGGCGCTCCAGACGGGGCGGCCGCGCCCCCAGCTTTCGACGCTGTTCGGGCCGGAACTGCGGGTGCCGGACACCCGGTTGTACGCAGACGAGGCGGGTACCGCCGCCGGGGCCGGCGCGGTGGTCCCGGCGCAGCGGCGGAGCGGGGCGGTGAACCGGGCCGTCCCGGCCGGCCCCGCTCCGCGCGGCGGGCCGGCGGAGCCGGACGCCCGGGGTACGGCGCTGGCGCTCCCGGTTCCGCTGGTGGATGCGGCCGACGCCAACGCCGGGTTCCTCGCCGGACTGCTCACCGCCGCGCCCACCGACCTCCTCGGGGCGCTGGGCTCGGCGCCGGCCGACTCCGCCGAACTGCGGCTGCGGGAGCTGCGGGCCCGGCTGGAGCTGGGCGAACTCGCGGTGGCGGGGGCGGCGCTGGCCGAGCTGGAGGCCCGGCACCCCGACGACTGGCGGGTGGTGTGGGCGCGCGGCATCGCCTCCCTGGCCACCGGGGACGACGAGGTGGCCGCCCTGTCCTTCGACGCCGTCTACGACGCCTTCCCCGGCGAGCCCGCGCCGAAGCTGGCGCTGGGGCTGTGCGCGGAGGTCCTGGGGCAGTTGGACAACGCCGCCGAGTACTACCGGCTCGTCTGGATCACCGATCCCGGCTTCGTGAGCGCGGCGTTCGGGCTGGCGCGGGTGCAGCTCGCGTCCGGCGACCGGGCGGGGGCGGTGCGGACGCTGGAGTCGGTCCCGGAGGTGTCGATCCACTACACCGCCGCCCGGGTGGCGGCCGTACGGGCACGCCTGCGCGACCGGTCACCGGAAGAGCCGTTGCTGCCCGACCTGGTGGCGGCTGCCGCGCAGGTGGAGGCGCTGGGGCGGTTCGGGCTGGACTCGGTGCGCAGGGAACGGCTGTCGGTGGAGGTTCTGGGCTCGGCCCTGGACTGGGTACTGTCGGGTAGCCGGGGTGCCGACCCCGGCCGGACCTCGCTGCTCGGCAGTCAACTGGACGAGCGGGGGCTGCGCTTCGGCCTGGAGCGCTCGTACCGCGTCCTCGCTCGGCTGGCGCAGCGGGGCGAGGAGAGGATCGAACTGGTGGAGCGGGCTAACCGTTTCCGTCCCCGGACGTGGGTGTGA
- a CDS encoding glutamate ABC transporter substrate-binding protein, which yields MAVACALTAAAVLLPLAQAAPDGVGPGAVRPPATMALAPATPADTCQDPEASLRPGGVDGPAIERIRKAGKLVAGVDQNSFKWGYRKPDGHLDGFDIALVKAIAKDILGDENAVIYRAIPTSQRVPALKENRVDIVVRTMTINCKRLEDVAFSTAYFEAGQQVLAPKGSPITGYDPSLNGRKICTAAGSTAETALRSQSYGAVPVSVANQLDCLVRLQLGEVDGIITDNALAAGQAAQDPSVQLVGSPFTREFYGVAMNKDAGDLVRRVNKVLENYRAGGNDSPWMQAYRTHLEAVLPNVTAPPAPKYRDG from the coding sequence ATGGCGGTCGCCTGTGCGCTGACCGCGGCGGCCGTGCTGCTGCCGCTGGCCCAGGCCGCTCCGGACGGCGTCGGGCCCGGCGCGGTCCGGCCGCCCGCCACGATGGCGTTGGCTCCGGCGACCCCGGCCGACACCTGCCAGGACCCCGAGGCCAGCCTGCGGCCGGGCGGGGTGGACGGCCCGGCGATCGAGCGGATCCGCAAGGCGGGCAAACTCGTCGCGGGCGTGGACCAGAACAGCTTCAAGTGGGGCTACCGCAAGCCGGACGGCCACCTCGACGGCTTCGACATCGCGCTGGTCAAGGCCATCGCCAAGGACATCCTGGGTGATGAGAACGCCGTCATCTACCGGGCCATCCCCACCAGCCAGCGCGTCCCCGCGCTCAAGGAGAACCGCGTCGACATCGTGGTGCGCACCATGACCATCAACTGCAAGCGGCTGGAGGACGTCGCCTTCTCCACGGCGTACTTCGAGGCCGGGCAGCAGGTCCTGGCGCCGAAGGGCTCCCCGATCACCGGCTACGACCCCTCGCTGAACGGCCGCAAGATCTGCACCGCCGCCGGTTCCACCGCGGAGACGGCCCTCAGGTCCCAGTCGTACGGCGCGGTCCCGGTCTCCGTGGCCAACCAGCTGGACTGCCTGGTCCGGCTCCAGCTGGGCGAGGTGGACGGCATCATCACCGACAACGCCCTCGCGGCGGGCCAGGCGGCGCAGGACCCGTCCGTGCAGCTGGTCGGCTCGCCCTTCACCCGCGAGTTCTACGGCGTCGCGATGAACAAGGACGCGGGCGACCTGGTGCGCCGCGTGAACAAGGTGCTGGAGAACTACCGCGCGGGCGGCAACGACAGTCCCTGGATGCAGGCCTACCGCACCCACCTGGAGGCCGTGCTGCCGAACGTCACCGCACCGCCCGCGCCCAAGTACCGGGACGGCTGA
- a CDS encoding N-acetylglucosamine kinase: MGLNPAAPRAAPLAAPPAAGPPPAAVLAVDAGNSKTDAALVSADGTVLGTGRSGGFQPPRTGVEAAVDVLGQAVVEAAEAAGLRPDGPYAQQVSACLANADLPVEERRLADAIGARGWGTATEVRNDTFAVLRAGLTAPGAPYGVAVVCGAGINCVGVAPDGRTARFPALGRISGDWGGGSGLAAEVLWWAARAEDGRGGPTELASAVPGHFGFARMAGLIEALHLGAVAYERTHELVPVLFAVAAAGDPVASAIVERQAGEVVAMASVALARLGMLGEEVPVLLGGGVLAAGHPQLNGAIESGLAEAAPRARISVVVAPPVLGAGLLGLDAVGAPPEAYGKLRAHFG; encoded by the coding sequence ATGGGCCTGAACCCGGCCGCGCCGCGCGCCGCCCCGCTCGCGGCGCCGCCCGCTGCCGGCCCGCCCCCGGCCGCCGTGCTGGCCGTCGACGCCGGGAACAGCAAGACCGACGCGGCCCTCGTCAGCGCCGACGGCACGGTGCTCGGCACCGGCCGCTCCGGGGGCTTCCAGCCGCCCCGCACCGGGGTCGAGGCGGCCGTGGACGTGCTCGGGCAAGCCGTCGTGGAGGCGGCGGAGGCGGCCGGACTGCGTCCCGACGGCCCGTACGCGCAGCAGGTGTCGGCCTGCCTGGCCAACGCCGACCTGCCGGTGGAGGAACGGCGGCTCGCGGACGCGATCGGCGCCCGCGGCTGGGGCACGGCGACCGAGGTGCGCAACGACACCTTCGCCGTCCTGCGGGCCGGACTGACGGCGCCGGGAGCCCCGTACGGGGTCGCCGTGGTGTGCGGGGCCGGGATCAACTGCGTGGGAGTGGCCCCCGACGGCCGGACCGCACGGTTCCCGGCGCTCGGGCGGATCTCCGGCGACTGGGGCGGCGGTTCGGGTCTGGCCGCGGAGGTCCTGTGGTGGGCGGCGCGGGCCGAGGACGGACGCGGCGGCCCGACCGAGCTGGCCTCGGCGGTGCCGGGTCACTTCGGGTTCGCGAGGATGGCCGGCCTGATCGAGGCGTTGCACCTGGGCGCGGTGGCGTACGAGCGCACCCACGAGCTGGTGCCGGTGCTGTTCGCGGTGGCCGCGGCCGGCGATCCGGTGGCTTCGGCGATCGTGGAGCGCCAGGCCGGGGAGGTGGTGGCCATGGCGTCGGTGGCGCTGGCGCGGCTCGGGATGCTCGGCGAGGAGGTTCCCGTCCTGCTGGGCGGCGGGGTGCTCGCCGCCGGACATCCACAGCTGAACGGGGCGATCGAGTCGGGGCTGGCGGAAGCGGCCCCGCGGGCCCGGATCTCGGTGGTGGTGGCCCCGCCGGTACTGGGCGCGGGGCTGCTGGGGCTGGACGCGGTGGGGGCGCCGCCCGAGGCGTACGGCAAACTCCGTGCCCATTTCGGGTGA